One genomic region from Haloprofundus salinisoli encodes:
- a CDS encoding LysE family translocator encodes MVGPDTLAAFVPASLALILAPGPDTIYVLSQSVGSRRRVGVAAAAGVSVGVLVHTAAAAVGLSVLLRESTLAFRLVKYLGAAYLVYLGIQTLRGTDAERSESPSRGGADADAVESVVDSRDGAASTHVQSGFLRGVAVNVSNPKVALFFLAFLPQFVSSGGTTAQLATLGCVYAALTLAYLGGVALFATRVGALVGDDGDGRAFRWLSGTVLLALGGSLLAETTG; translated from the coding sequence ATGGTCGGTCCCGATACGCTCGCGGCGTTCGTCCCCGCGTCGCTCGCGCTGATTCTCGCACCCGGCCCCGACACCATCTACGTGCTCTCGCAGTCGGTCGGCAGTCGCCGACGCGTCGGCGTCGCCGCCGCCGCCGGCGTGAGCGTCGGCGTCCTCGTCCACACGGCGGCGGCCGCCGTCGGTCTCTCGGTCTTGCTCCGCGAGTCGACGCTCGCGTTCCGACTCGTGAAGTATCTCGGTGCGGCGTATCTGGTGTATCTCGGTATCCAGACCCTCCGTGGAACCGACGCCGAGCGTTCTGAGTCGCCGAGTCGCGGCGGGGCCGATGCCGACGCCGTCGAGAGCGTCGTCGACTCTCGTGACGGCGCGGCGTCGACCCACGTGCAGAGCGGCTTCCTCCGCGGCGTCGCGGTCAACGTCTCGAATCCGAAGGTGGCGCTGTTCTTCCTGGCGTTTCTGCCGCAGTTCGTCAGCAGTGGCGGAACGACGGCGCAGTTGGCGACGCTCGGGTGCGTGTATGCGGCGCTGACGCTCGCGTATCTCGGCGGTGTCGCGCTGTTTGCGACGCGAGTCGGCGCACTGGTCGGTGACGACGGAGACGGGCGAGCGTTTCGGTGGCTCAGCGGCACCGTGTTGCTCGCGCTGGGTGGGTCACTGCTCGCCGAGACGACCGGATGA